A DNA window from Halorussus sp. MSC15.2 contains the following coding sequences:
- a CDS encoding MarR family transcriptional regulator, with translation MMGEAYLRVLDAVTEDQSITALHEQTGYSMGRVHEVVEELEQNGLVVTKRGNRNRRVVSATETAVFRAYRRLQSQHSHIDFPELLSRRTLHVCWFLDQPRKVSEIADRLPITRQRIYQLLAPLQERAMLTKDGTQYKIADDLTDLVEFARAFVDHEHAHRVREHAPSAVVLWSTPAEALVSVESKQDRQQLVDTDGWAVTGLARYEEYGLTFFGANQPPVFYSELATEITVEQLVCHTLVAKTDSRRTSYALLLLTTTAFDENQLRTAAMEYGVTGLIKDMLSFLHGEPTSSEYIPSTRDFEALKQQYEVTS, from the coding sequence ATGATGGGGGAAGCGTATCTTCGAGTCCTCGACGCAGTGACCGAGGACCAATCGATTACAGCCCTTCACGAGCAAACGGGTTATAGCATGGGCCGCGTCCACGAAGTGGTCGAAGAGTTAGAGCAGAACGGCCTCGTCGTGACGAAACGCGGAAATCGCAATCGCAGAGTAGTTTCGGCCACCGAAACAGCCGTCTTCCGCGCCTACCGGCGACTCCAAAGCCAACACTCCCATATCGATTTCCCGGAACTCCTCTCTCGACGCACTCTCCATGTCTGCTGGTTTCTGGATCAGCCACGGAAAGTGAGCGAGATTGCAGACCGACTTCCGATAACACGCCAGCGGATCTACCAACTCCTTGCACCACTGCAAGAGCGTGCAATGCTTACCAAAGACGGAACCCAGTACAAGATTGCAGACGACCTCACGGACCTCGTTGAATTCGCTCGGGCGTTCGTCGACCACGAACACGCACACCGAGTGCGAGAACACGCCCCGAGTGCGGTCGTTCTGTGGAGTACCCCCGCAGAAGCACTCGTGTCCGTCGAATCGAAACAGGACCGACAACAGCTCGTAGATACGGATGGCTGGGCAGTAACAGGGCTTGCACGGTACGAAGAGTACGGCCTCACCTTCTTTGGCGCGAACCAACCGCCGGTCTTCTACTCCGAGCTCGCCACCGAGATTACCGTCGAACAACTCGTCTGTCACACCCTCGTCGCCAAGACCGACAGTCGGCGGACAAGCTACGCACTTCTCCTACTCACGACGACCGCATTTGATGAAAACCAACTCCGCACAGCTGCAATGGAATACGGCGTAACTGGACTCATCAAAGATATGCTTTCGTTCCTCCACGGTGAACCAACTAGCTCGGAGTACATCCCGAGTACACGTGATTTCGAGGCTCTTAAACAGCAATATGAGGTGACATCATGA
- a CDS encoding DUF6166 domain-containing protein, protein MSGTTDSQSLEQTRPNQKQDIVYVGYRRRGRAVVEKQPGQERVTPEPSLELANHSPSGFSWGYGGSGPSQLALALLLDYTGDEDVALAHYTAFKNRVVSQSDCSHPEGYWRLTGTDIENALHKLSDDAVAPSN, encoded by the coding sequence ATGAGTGGAACAACCGACTCGCAATCACTCGAACAGACACGGCCAAACCAGAAACAGGATATCGTCTACGTCGGCTACCGGCGGCGTGGACGCGCTGTTGTGGAAAAACAACCCGGTCAAGAGCGGGTGACACCAGAGCCGAGTCTCGAACTGGCGAACCACAGTCCCTCGGGCTTCAGTTGGGGATACGGTGGGAGTGGCCCGTCGCAACTTGCGCTTGCGCTTCTGCTGGACTACACCGGCGATGAAGACGTTGCGCTAGCCCACTACACCGCGTTCAAAAACCGGGTCGTGAGCCAGTCAGACTGCTCTCATCCTGAAGGGTACTGGCGACTCACCGGCACCGACATCGAAAACGCCCTTCATAAACTGTCCGACGACGCAGTCGCACCGTCTAACTGA
- a CDS encoding MBL fold metallo-hydrolase: protein MDVSYQNANVYAGNESTLLRFHTNDGTTACILIDAGEGVDVDELPADDEYLNAILLTHGHIDHYRTLGDNVRHNAPIYTAPATATIVERALPEAQKHNDLGAVSDALDALEPIEDWTAILPNLEVRPIPVGHTPGAVGFVIRFHDEASANSTFDDEMQYLLATGDFTTRPCAGFPGLETALPVDIDAVLMNVATTDEYTTHLNDSLRTILERGFAGSSVVVATSALTGVHYATLLGHLADELDRTLPIRLVGQTAKLWDDLSFDTPNVESQRVFSEPSEVLDLGVITICGPDEPVRGSAKRLFGAIEDDPSAVFVQLTTGGAEPASGGSCTTHAFEVVNHPMPETLDETVAELAPQHIVIKHATGGELNRFQKRYDECFTWGTNDAHEHTLYESGEWVAPGWLTERVVQKIRMQQWQALGDKPVATRENFPVPERTPIDVATEGVAVDEFRDQFCTQSIETDHDGRTIGPSASTENRQSHPATTEDVRDDPAAASSSDPETDSFESTVLTRLDAIESKFDAEDATETVTVRVLSEDGQTFLQVLGETDLPPGQLVELQINETTDEDES from the coding sequence ATGGATGTCTCGTACCAGAATGCGAATGTCTACGCTGGCAATGAGTCTACCCTCTTGCGATTTCACACGAATGACGGGACGACTGCGTGCATCCTCATCGATGCTGGAGAAGGTGTCGATGTAGACGAATTACCTGCTGATGACGAATATCTTAACGCGATACTGCTCACGCACGGCCATATCGACCACTATCGAACGCTTGGCGACAACGTTCGTCACAACGCTCCGATCTATACTGCGCCCGCAACAGCGACGATTGTCGAGCGCGCACTCCCCGAAGCCCAGAAACACAACGACCTCGGAGCTGTCTCGGACGCACTCGACGCGCTCGAACCAATCGAGGACTGGACCGCTATCCTACCAAATCTCGAAGTCCGTCCAATTCCAGTCGGGCACACACCCGGTGCCGTTGGGTTCGTCATTCGGTTCCACGACGAGGCGAGTGCCAACTCAACATTCGACGACGAGATGCAGTATCTCCTCGCAACGGGCGACTTCACCACTCGACCCTGCGCGGGGTTTCCCGGACTGGAGACGGCCTTGCCGGTCGATATTGATGCCGTCCTGATGAACGTTGCGACGACCGACGAGTACACGACTCACCTCAACGATTCGTTGCGAACGATTCTCGAACGCGGGTTCGCAGGGTCGTCTGTCGTCGTTGCAACGAGCGCGCTAACTGGCGTTCACTACGCGACGCTCCTCGGCCACCTCGCCGACGAGCTTGACCGGACACTTCCGATTCGACTCGTTGGTCAAACCGCGAAACTCTGGGACGACCTCAGCTTCGATACGCCGAATGTCGAATCACAGCGGGTTTTCTCTGAGCCGTCGGAGGTACTGGACTTGGGCGTCATCACGATTTGTGGTCCTGACGAGCCTGTTCGAGGGAGTGCCAAGCGATTGTTCGGGGCTATCGAGGACGACCCCTCTGCGGTGTTCGTCCAACTTACGACGGGCGGGGCTGAGCCTGCTTCCGGCGGGTCGTGTACCACCCACGCATTCGAAGTCGTCAACCATCCGATGCCCGAGACGCTCGACGAGACCGTCGCGGAGCTAGCGCCACAGCATATCGTCATTAAGCACGCGACGGGTGGGGAGTTGAATCGGTTCCAGAAGCGCTACGACGAGTGTTTCACATGGGGCACCAACGACGCTCACGAGCATACTCTCTACGAGTCGGGGGAATGGGTTGCTCCGGGCTGGCTCACCGAGAGAGTCGTCCAAAAGATTCGGATGCAACAATGGCAGGCACTTGGCGACAAACCTGTTGCCACCCGAGAGAATTTCCCAGTTCCCGAGAGAACGCCGATCGATGTAGCGACGGAAGGCGTGGCCGTTGACGAATTTCGAGACCAATTCTGTACTCAATCGATTGAGACTGACCACGATGGTCGAACTATTGGCCCGTCTGCTTCGACTGAAAATCGACAGTCACACCCCGCAACGACTGAAGACGTACGCGACGACCCAGCGGCGGCGAGTTCGTCGGACCCGGAGACGGATTCGTTCGAATCGACGGTGTTGACTCGGTTGGACGCTATCGAGTCGAAGTTCGACGCCGAGGACGCGACCGAGACTGTGACAGTACGAGTATTGAGTGAGGATGGGCAGACGTTCTTGCAGGTCTTAGGCGAGACTGACCTCCCACCCGGCCAACTCGTTGAGCTTCAAATCAACGAAACGACGGATGAAGATGAATCCTGA
- a CDS encoding SWIM zinc finger family protein, translated as MTTPLARLKTTSRVRKRAQYEAFEFELRDGDIRVRNGSYADPENHEYTVRIEDDLPTACTCPADAKYSGACKHRVAVALRQPILDAVRHHQLLADGGETVQPSNQSRDHEKNSEEVAEAETDELDCDCADLSSDFPCWECYRTGRRDLPE; from the coding sequence ATGACGACACCACTTGCAAGACTCAAGACGACGAGTAGAGTCAGGAAACGTGCCCAATACGAAGCCTTCGAGTTCGAACTTCGAGATGGCGATATCCGCGTTCGGAACGGGAGCTACGCCGACCCGGAGAATCACGAGTACACCGTCCGAATCGAGGACGACCTGCCGACGGCGTGTACGTGCCCGGCAGACGCAAAATACAGCGGGGCGTGCAAACACCGTGTTGCAGTTGCGCTCCGCCAACCCATTCTCGACGCCGTCCGCCACCATCAACTTCTCGCCGACGGTGGCGAGACTGTCCAGCCCTCAAACCAATCGCGCGACCACGAGAAGAACTCCGAAGAAGTAGCAGAAGCAGAGACAGACGAACTGGATTGCGACTGTGCGGACCTCTCCAGCGATTTTCCGTGTTGGGAGTGCTACCGAACTGGCCGACGTGATCTCCCCGAATAG